In Sebaldella termitidis ATCC 33386, one DNA window encodes the following:
- a CDS encoding DUF1214 domain-containing protein has protein sequence MRADNFIKKTEIIKKNIFKIWISGILFLLTFPSFSAVQPTEKEVTDSYLYLLGRYLVIRQENQDVNIEKNNYNKIKYNTPGLTEFANPNLDVVYLESWVAVDKNNGVILNVPEIKDRYYTVQLLDGWGEVVANINERTYPKHPYGKFAIVLKGSNPKNIPKDALKVEVPFNKVKMLARVELKGTPDEAVRLQKRFTLEAPAGIKIEPVVNIPDFSNSKLIGADIFLKVDEVLKSYPDSMPKAPEYQKTVKKVADYMKSSDEAKKYIENIIQTKTIPEFMKKTTSYGVEKDGWVATYGAGNFGDDIVLRDSINFGGIWANTTNEAIYFGGTKDAGSNQLLNGNNTYKIVFSKDELPDLMADAFWSITLYNTPDYHVAKNALNKYNVNNMTKLNKNKDGSLTIWAGPELPKGAFRENWIPTEKGREFVLTFRLYVPKEVVRNGSWTPPAIQKIK, from the coding sequence ATGAGAGCCGATAATTTTATAAAAAAAACAGAAATTATTAAAAAAAATATTTTCAAAATTTGGATATCAGGAATACTGTTTTTATTAACTTTTCCAAGTTTTTCCGCTGTACAGCCTACAGAGAAAGAAGTAACAGACAGTTATCTGTATTTATTAGGGCGGTATTTAGTGATAAGACAGGAGAATCAGGATGTAAATATAGAAAAAAATAATTATAATAAAATAAAGTATAATACTCCCGGATTGACTGAATTCGCAAATCCGAATCTGGATGTAGTATATCTGGAGTCCTGGGTAGCTGTGGATAAAAACAACGGAGTTATTCTGAACGTACCGGAAATAAAAGACCGTTATTATACAGTGCAGCTTTTGGACGGCTGGGGAGAAGTCGTGGCAAATATAAATGAAAGAACCTATCCCAAGCATCCATACGGTAAATTTGCCATAGTGCTGAAAGGAAGCAATCCTAAAAATATTCCAAAGGATGCTTTGAAAGTAGAGGTGCCGTTTAATAAGGTAAAAATGCTGGCACGTGTGGAGCTAAAAGGAACCCCGGATGAAGCGGTGAGACTGCAGAAGAGATTTACTCTGGAAGCACCTGCAGGTATAAAGATAGAACCTGTAGTAAATATACCGGATTTTAGCAACTCGAAATTAATAGGAGCGGATATATTCCTAAAAGTAGATGAAGTACTGAAATCATATCCTGATTCTATGCCTAAAGCACCTGAATATCAGAAAACAGTGAAAAAAGTGGCGGATTATATGAAAAGCTCCGATGAAGCTAAAAAATATATTGAAAATATCATACAAACAAAAACAATTCCTGAATTTATGAAAAAAACAACGAGTTATGGTGTTGAAAAAGATGGCTGGGTTGCTACCTACGGAGCTGGAAATTTCGGAGATGATATTGTATTGCGTGATTCTATTAATTTTGGCGGTATTTGGGCTAATACAACAAATGAAGCAATCTATTTTGGCGGAACAAAAGATGCAGGGTCGAATCAATTGTTAAATGGAAATAATACATATAAAATAGTATTTTCAAAAGATGAACTTCCAGATTTAATGGCTGATGCATTTTGGTCTATAACACTGTATAATACTCCTGACTATCATGTAGCAAAAAATGCATTAAATAAATATAATGTGAATAATATGACTAAGCTGAATAAAAATAAAGACGGATCGCTGACTATCTGGGCAGGGCCGGAGCTTCCCAAAGGAGCTTTTAGAGAAAACTGGATTCCAACAGAAAAAGGGAGAGAATTCGTATTAACATTTAGATTATACGTACCAAAAGAAGTAGTGAGAAATGGTTCATGGACTCCGCCCGCAATACAGAAAATAAAATAA
- a CDS encoding CaiB/BaiF CoA transferase family protein, whose product MNLLDGIIVLDFSQYLAGPSATLRLADLGARVIKIERVNGGDGSRSMQLKNLTVDNDSLLFHTINRNKESFTCDLKNKNDLKMVKRLIAKADVMVENFRPGVMDKIGLGYDIVKEINPKIIYGTVTGYGSEGPWAKKPGQDLLLQSMSGLTWLNGNSDQPPMPFALSITDIYTGVHLSEGILACLFRRFKTGKGGLVQVSLLESILDMQFEVITTYLNDGKKAPKRSSYNNAHAYLSAPYGIYETSDDYIALAMGSVLELGEILGITELKQYSNTESWFDSRDEIKQLIGDKLKTNTAEYWLDILKKSGYWCSDVLNWQQLLESEGFKILDFIQNIKRPNSQDIFTTRCPIKINGKNLKSAKWAPKLGENTESIIEEFKLRGEIQNETT is encoded by the coding sequence ATGAATTTATTAGATGGTATTATTGTTTTAGACTTTAGTCAATATCTGGCCGGCCCTTCAGCGACTTTAAGATTAGCTGATTTAGGTGCCAGAGTTATTAAAATCGAAAGAGTTAACGGCGGAGACGGCAGCCGGTCTATGCAGCTTAAAAATCTGACTGTTGATAATGACAGTTTACTATTTCATACAATAAACAGAAATAAAGAAAGCTTTACCTGTGATCTTAAAAATAAAAATGACCTGAAAATGGTCAAAAGGCTTATTGCTAAAGCTGATGTCATGGTGGAAAATTTCAGACCGGGAGTTATGGACAAAATAGGTTTAGGCTACGATATAGTGAAAGAAATTAATCCGAAAATTATATACGGTACTGTTACGGGATACGGGTCAGAAGGTCCGTGGGCTAAAAAGCCCGGTCAGGATTTACTTTTACAGTCTATGTCAGGTCTAACATGGCTGAATGGCAACAGCGACCAGCCTCCTATGCCGTTTGCTCTGAGTATAACCGATATTTATACCGGAGTCCATTTGTCAGAAGGAATTTTAGCCTGTTTATTCAGAAGATTTAAAACGGGAAAAGGCGGACTGGTTCAGGTAAGCCTGCTCGAATCCATTCTTGATATGCAGTTTGAAGTTATTACAACATATCTTAATGACGGAAAAAAGGCTCCTAAGAGATCAAGCTATAATAATGCACATGCATATTTAAGCGCTCCTTATGGTATTTATGAAACATCTGATGATTATATTGCATTAGCTATGGGATCTGTCTTAGAGTTAGGAGAAATTTTAGGTATTACAGAACTGAAACAATATAGTAATACTGAAAGCTGGTTTGACAGCAGAGATGAGATAAAACAGCTAATCGGTGATAAGCTTAAAACAAACACTGCTGAATACTGGCTGGATATACTAAAAAAGTCCGGTTATTGGTGTTCGGATGTCCTAAACTGGCAGCAGCTTTTAGAATCAGAAGGATTCAAAATTTTAGATTTTATTCAAAATATCAAAAGACCAAATAGTCAAGATATTTTCACTACCAGATGTCCGATTAAGATAAACGGAAAAAATTTAAAATCTGCTAAATGGGCACCTAAATTAGGTGAAAATACAGAAAGTATTATTGAAGAATTCAAATTAAGAGGTGAAATTCAAAATGAAACCACTTGA
- a CDS encoding flavodoxin domain-containing protein has product MKIAVIYKSHYGTTKQYAEWIAEALDAKLLERSSVKSEDISDYDLVIFGGGLYASGILGINLVTKNPPKELILFTVGLANPEETDYSKILDKNLPAELRDQVKVFHFRGGIDYKKLNIVHRGMMAVMKKMTIGNKDYTQLNNEERAFIDTYGKEVDFTKQNDITPLIDYIKNHIDR; this is encoded by the coding sequence TTGAAAATTGCAGTAATTTACAAATCACACTATGGTACGACTAAACAATATGCAGAATGGATTGCAGAGGCATTAGATGCAAAGCTGCTTGAAAGATCGTCTGTTAAATCAGAAGATATCTCTGATTATGATCTTGTTATATTTGGCGGAGGGCTTTATGCAAGCGGTATTCTTGGAATTAATTTAGTAACAAAAAATCCGCCAAAGGAACTTATCCTTTTTACTGTAGGTTTGGCAAATCCCGAAGAAACGGATTATTCGAAGATACTGGATAAGAATCTGCCCGCAGAACTAAGGGATCAAGTAAAAGTCTTTCACTTTCGCGGCGGTATCGATTATAAAAAGCTGAACATTGTCCATCGAGGGATGATGGCTGTGATGAAAAAAATGACTATAGGCAATAAAGACTATACACAATTAAACAATGAGGAACGTGCCTTTATTGATACATACGGAAAAGAAGTTGATTTTACAAAACAAAATGATATTACGCCGCTTATTGATTATATAAAAAATCATATTGACAGGTAA
- a CDS encoding LysR family transcriptional regulator, producing the protein MNIRQLEIFLAVCETMSVTETSKRLYLSQPAISKTIRELETDIGILLFDRINGKLHLNEAGKIFRIKADQLMEDFEALKNFDSHSSGKIPLRLGISLTIAMNSLPYAVEQFKIKYPETPLKIYSENVQQVQQRLLNGEIDIAFIEGFESNQGFNTEILSEYSLFLVCSSHSKFAGKEKINRDDLLSLPFLLREKGSTLRDCFDELTHELKADISPVLESINTEVLIKAAQAGMGITVLPEPLAIQYLNDGIFKRLYIDGCKMSTVNYVITLKGKNGNKRYTDIINYFKKAEEQYANFIK; encoded by the coding sequence ATGAATATACGGCAGTTAGAAATATTTTTGGCAGTATGTGAAACTATGTCTGTAACAGAAACTTCAAAACGGTTATACTTATCACAGCCTGCAATCTCCAAAACAATCAGAGAACTTGAAACTGATATTGGGATTTTACTTTTCGACAGAATTAACGGGAAGCTGCATCTTAATGAAGCAGGAAAGATATTCCGAATTAAGGCAGATCAGTTAATGGAAGATTTTGAAGCTCTAAAAAATTTTGACAGCCACAGCAGCGGGAAAATTCCTCTGAGATTAGGAATAAGTCTGACTATAGCGATGAACTCTCTGCCGTATGCAGTAGAACAGTTCAAAATTAAGTATCCCGAAACTCCTTTGAAGATATATTCGGAGAATGTTCAGCAGGTTCAGCAGAGATTGCTGAACGGAGAAATAGATATCGCCTTTATAGAAGGTTTTGAATCAAATCAAGGATTTAATACAGAGATACTTTCTGAATACTCACTCTTTTTAGTATGCTCTTCACATAGTAAATTTGCGGGCAAAGAAAAAATTAACCGTGATGACCTGCTTAGTCTTCCGTTTTTATTAAGGGAAAAAGGAAGCACATTGAGAGACTGCTTTGATGAATTAACGCATGAACTCAAGGCTGATATATCGCCTGTATTAGAAAGCATTAATACAGAAGTTCTTATAAAGGCCGCCCAAGCCGGTATGGGTATAACGGTACTGCCGGAGCCTTTGGCAATACAGTATTTAAATGACGGGATTTTTAAACGGCTTTATATTGACGGCTGTAAAATGTCTACTGTTAACTATGTTATAACTCTGAAAGGAAAAAACGGGAATAAAAGATATACTGATATTATTAACTATTTCAAAAAAGCCGAGGAACAATATGCAAATTTTATAAAATAA
- a CDS encoding haloacid dehalogenase-like hydrolase, with product MKRKYLLMLIKIKWILFVTVFFMMGISEQADPLPSWNNTNTKRNIINYVENAVNEKSPYYIPEEDRIATFDNDGTLVPEKPLIQILFSIEKVKEMAESDKSLLEKQPFKAIVTGDNEYLKTANEDEVISLTLKTLTNISERQLREEVKDFVFKTTYPHLNKTIDKIVYKPQIELIKYLQKNKFKVYICSGGTVDFMRGMSKELYGIDSENVIGSSNKYSYNEATGEMILEPELNSYNDGREKAANIALIIGKAPVISVGNVGAGGDIYMLRYSQNGNKNYKTLQVLINHDDDKREFKYGEKNNISLNWADKYKWNVVSMKNDWKEIF from the coding sequence ATGAAAAGGAAGTACCTGCTTATGCTGATAAAAATAAAATGGATTTTGTTTGTTACAGTTTTTTTCATGATGGGGATCAGTGAACAGGCAGATCCTTTGCCCAGCTGGAATAATACAAATACAAAAAGAAACATTATAAACTATGTAGAGAATGCAGTTAATGAAAAAAGTCCTTATTATATTCCGGAAGAAGACAGAATAGCAACCTTTGATAATGATGGAACACTGGTACCTGAAAAACCGTTAATTCAGATATTGTTTTCTATCGAGAAGGTAAAGGAAATGGCTGAAAGCGATAAAAGTCTGCTGGAAAAACAACCGTTTAAAGCTATTGTGACAGGAGATAATGAGTATTTGAAAACTGCAAATGAAGATGAAGTAATAAGCCTGACATTGAAAACCTTGACAAATATAAGTGAGAGACAGCTGAGAGAAGAAGTTAAAGATTTTGTTTTTAAGACTACATATCCGCATTTAAACAAAACTATAGATAAGATAGTTTATAAACCGCAGATAGAACTCATAAAATATTTGCAGAAGAATAAATTTAAGGTTTATATCTGTTCAGGCGGAACAGTGGATTTTATGAGAGGGATGAGCAAAGAACTATACGGCATAGATTCAGAAAATGTGATAGGTTCGTCCAATAAATACAGCTATAACGAGGCTACAGGAGAGATGATTTTAGAACCTGAATTAAACTCATATAACGACGGCAGGGAAAAAGCAGCAAATATAGCCCTGATTATTGGGAAAGCACCTGTTATTTCAGTTGGAAATGTGGGAGCCGGCGGAGATATATACATGCTTCGTTACTCTCAAAATGGAAATAAAAATTATAAAACTTTGCAGGTATTAATAAATCATGATGATGATAAACGTGAATTTAAATACGGCGAAAAGAACAATATTTCTTTGAATTGGGCTGATAAATATAAATGGAATGTGGTTAGCATGAAAAATGACTGGAAAGAAATATTTTGA
- a CDS encoding MaoC family dehydratase gives MEKEIYYEDYVVGDSRKTYGRTVTETDIVIHAGQTGDFFPHHMDKEWCKTTDFKQRIAHGTLTFSIGVGMTANVINPAAFSYGYDRLRFLAPVFIGDTITVKVTIKEKRDHPKRENMGFVIELVEIFNQDQKLVLVCEHLLLCQKKG, from the coding sequence ATGGAAAAAGAAATTTATTATGAGGATTATGTTGTCGGCGACAGCAGAAAAACTTACGGAAGAACTGTTACAGAGACTGATATAGTTATACATGCCGGACAGACTGGTGATTTTTTCCCTCATCATATGGATAAAGAATGGTGTAAAACAACTGATTTTAAACAAAGGATAGCTCATGGGACTTTAACATTTAGTATTGGTGTCGGTATGACAGCCAATGTTATAAATCCGGCTGCATTTTCTTACGGATATGACAGATTAAGATTTTTAGCCCCTGTTTTTATAGGGGATACAATTACTGTCAAGGTAACTATTAAAGAAAAAAGAGATCATCCTAAAAGAGAAAATATGGGATTTGTTATAGAATTAGTAGAAATTTTTAATCAGGATCAAAAACTTGTATTAGTTTGCGAGCACTTGCTTTTATGTCAGAAAAAAGGTTAG